From Hydra vulgaris chromosome 15, alternate assembly HydraT2T_AEP, one genomic window encodes:
- the LOC136092172 gene encoding uncharacterized protein LOC136092172: MNILLKKVARPVVLLSDGHCSRFNFDVLKFLQSKNIRMFLTPPDTTGVTQLLDQLNKNLHHEYRGMKENIFTDFNSLNKEAFMMILGRIWNNWAPRQSIIKAARRVGVTFTSLSVNDMQQDKFARAALCIDFSKSVTSSTTTPGSYTIKSPDKRKNSAQYWKEKFERSQELIQELSEKSIQLEEIPGLLTVQKVKPKVSKLTTRVTQVYGSMKGKNVLDLMKVIQDNKNQEIKDKEEKSWNKEKQKEAFLRCKNECSCGEGVCHAIKLQQCSSCHNVQKSVCGKLSCKVDGKKPIMFLAAAVTNNSLKRKVIEHESDEDTRS; the protein is encoded by the coding sequence ATGAATATCTTACTGAAAAAAGTGGCACGACCAGTAGTTTTGCTTTCTGATGGGCATTGTTCACGCTTTAATTTTGATGtcttaaagtttttacaatCGAAAAACATACGTATGTTCTTAACTCCACCAGATACCACTGGTGTGACACAGCTTTTAGACCAACTCAACAAAAACCTTCATCATGAGTATCGTGGtatgaaagaaaatatttttactgatttcAATTCACTAAATAAAGAAGCTTTTATGATGATTTTAGGACGTATTTGGAACAACTGGGCCCCAAGACAATCTATAATCAAAGCTGCAAGACGTGTAGGAGTAACTTTCACATCATTAAGCGTCAATGACATGCAACAGGACAAGTTTGCACGAGCTGCTTTGTgtattgatttttcaaaaagtgttacATCCAGTACAACAACTCCTGGAAGTTATACTATTAAATCTcctgataaaagaaaaaattcagcTCAGTATTGGAAAGAAAAGTTTGAGCGTTCTCAAGAGCTTATTCAAGAGCTGAGCGAAAAAAGCATTCAACTTGAAGAAATTCCTGGCTTACTGACAGTACAGAAAGTTAAGCCGAAAGTTTCCAAACTTACTACAAGGGTTACGCAGGTGTACGGATCAATGAAAGGAAAAAATGTGTTGGACTTAATGAAGGTAattcaagataataaaaatcaagaaataaaagATAAGGAAGAAAAAAGTTggaacaaagaaaaacaaaaagaagcaTTTTTACGGTGTAAAAATGAATGCAGCTGTGGAGAAGGTGTGTGCCATGCCATAAAGCTACAGCAATGCTCTTCTTGCCACAATGTACAAAAATCTGTCTGTGGAAAGTTATCTTGTAAAGTGGATGGAAAAAAACCAATAATGTTTTTAGCTGCTGCAGTAACCAACAACTCACTCAAACGTAAGGTTATTGAGCATGAAAGTGATGAAGATACTAGAAGTTAG